A window of Littorina saxatilis isolate snail1 linkage group LG7, US_GU_Lsax_2.0, whole genome shotgun sequence contains these coding sequences:
- the LOC138970845 gene encoding arylsulfatase B-like has product MGVLKGVSAFVCVAAFLVAKIDSRPAANELPHIIFIVADDLGWADVEWRDPMMHTPTLNHMALNGVILNSSYVQPLCSPSRSAFMSGYFPFHTGLQHLVILPAQKVGLPANLTTLPDELKKRGYATHAVGKWHLGFCNWKYTPTFRGFDSFMGYYNAAEDYYTHVVGKGLDFRKNKDVDREDSGIYSTYLYTERTKSIVSAHNKSQPLFLYLPFQSVHEPLEVPSWYEDMYCKNTKNGTRKTKCGMVAILDEAIGNITQTLEAEGYMDNALVIFTTDNGGPVWAAGYNYPLRGAKSTMWEGGTRGTGFVYSKNLLTNRAGTVYDGMMHAVDWLPTIMSLVGGDTPPGIDGVSQWDSILTGAPSPRTQFVYNMDSLPLFHAAIRDGDWKLIQGSPGGYNGWYPIPGDDDAADDGTLMNEAVNQADIDMYQLYNIKDDPTEHNDVKDKFPDVLATMKARMEQWRQGMVPANFPPFSSGSNPANYDGVYSPGWCDV; this is encoded by the exons GCTGGGCGGATGTAGAATGGCGGGACCCCATGATGCACACACCCACCCTCAACCACATGGCCCTCAACGGCGTCATCCTCAACAGCTCCTATGTCCAGCCACTGTGCTCCCC GTCTCGAAGTGCGTTCATGTCCGGTTATTTCCCCTTCCACACTGGTCTACAG CATCTTGTAATCTTGCCGGCGCAGAAGGTGGGACTTCCGGCCAATCTGACGACGCTTCCGGACGAACTGAAGAAACGGGGATACGCTACGCACGCTGTTGGAAA ATGGCACCTGGGATTCTGTAACTGGAAATACACGCCCACATTCCGAGGCTTTGACAGCTTCATGGGATACTACAACGCTGCAGAAGATTACTACACACACGTTGTGG GAAAAGGCTTGGACTTCAGGAAGAACAAAGATGTGGACAGAGAGGACAGTGGCATTTATTCTACG TACCTGTACACAGAACGCACCAAGTCCATCGTGAGTGCCCACAACAAGTCGCAGCCACTGTTCCTCTACCTGCCCTTCCAGTCCGTGCATGAACCGTTGGAG GTCCCGTCGTGGTATGAAGACATGTACTGCAAGAATACCAAGAACGGCACTCGTAAAACCAAGTGCG GCATGGTGGCCATTCTGGACGAGGCTATCGGCAACATCACGCAGACGTTGGAAGCGGAGGGCTACATGGACAACGCTCTGGTCATCTTCACCACTGAC AACGGAGGTCCGGTGTGGGCGGCAGGGTACAACTACCCTCTCCGTGGAGCCAAGTCCACCATGTGGGAGGGAGGTACCCGGGGTACGGGCTTCGTGTACAGCAAAAACCTCTTGACCAACAGGGCTGGTACTGTGTATGACGG GATGATGCACGCAGTGGACTGGCTTCCGACCATTATGAGCCTCGTAGGGGGAGACACTC CGCCAGGTATAGACGGCGTGAGCCAGTGGGATTCCATCCTGACAGGCGCCCCCAGCCCCCGCACACAGTTTGTCTACAACATGGACAGCCTGCCCCTTTTCCACGCTGCCATCAG GGATGGGGACTGGAAACTGATTCAGGGAAGCCCAGGTGGGTATAACGGGTGGTACCCCATACCCGGCGACGATGACGCAGCGGATGATGGTACCCTGATGAACGAGGCGGTAAACCAGGCGGACATCGATATGTATCAGCTGTATAATATCAAAG ACGACCCCACAGAACACAATGACGTCAAGGACAAATTCCCGGATGTGCTTGCCACGATGAAAGCCCGGATGGAGCAATGGCGTCAGGGCATGGTACCAGCTAACTTTCCTCCCTTTTCCTCGGGTTCAAACCCAGCCAACTATGATGGCGTGTATTCACCGGGCTGGTGTGACGTGTAA